Part of the Vigna angularis cultivar LongXiaoDou No.4 chromosome 1, ASM1680809v1, whole genome shotgun sequence genome, GCACAATGATAATAAACAAGAGTAAAGGTAAATCTCTTTAAAGTTGGAATTTATCTTTCATGTCAATATTCACACATACCAATTATATGTCACAGtttctttaattaaaacaaagaaatacttgaaattaattattttggatgaaattgaaatttaaccATATCTAGAAATGTGATttacaacaaaatatttgaaaatccTTAAAATCACATTAGTAGAAccgtaaataataaatataacattcactcaaacatatttatttatcataattaaaattgcaattttttattaaataaaatgtagGTATACAAAGTTCATcatgatttataaattattgtaaattgattttcaaATGAATAAGTTTTATATAGAACTTACATTTCAGTTTTATTCTTAGACAAcgtttgtttatatatatagtaaaatattcattttattttgttagcaCAAAGTGTATTTAAAGGTTCTAATTACATAAGAACACTATAtgttttttatcaattaaaacttACATAACATGTAtatttaagtgaaaaaaattgttGCATGATAGATgaagataaaatgaaagaagaaattaaattaagcCATGAATCCTTGATGACATCTTAAGGGTTACGAGAGGAGAAAACAATTGAAAgcagagtgaagaaggagaaaaaggaaaagagaaatcatagagaaaaaaaagaaaagaaatggtGGGAGATTGGTAGGAGATGATTGATTATCCAGAGTAAATGTGCACGCCAATGGCAAGTAGAAAGATGGTGATGAGTCCAAAGAAGATGATGGTGTGGACTAAGATAGATAGACCACTAGTTTGCATGCTCCCAAAAGCCACCACTTTGCCCTTGGCTGGAAGCTGAAACAGTAGCCCTGGACTTAACAGCACAAACAGCACCACTGATATCACCACTGGACCCCAATCTGCTGCCATCACAACAAATATCTAGCAACTTCTTTTAGATGTTAATCACCTCTTCACCAATCTCTCACTTTTTCTATCAACTCACTGAACCTGATGAGTTCGTTTGTAAGCCCCAGGCTTGTTAAATAGGAAACTCAACAATGATTCTGATCTATTCAAGGAAGGAAGAAAGGTATCATTCATTCTGATCTGCCTTGCATGTTGATGCAATCGACAGCATAACTTGTTAGCGCATTCTTGAATCTCGCGTTGCTTTTCTTTAAGGACAAGTTTTCTTCACGTCTTAAGATTCTTCCCTTCGTTTCCAATCACCTCACATTTCTCCTATTCCTTTATTGTTATTTGAAAGccttttttattgttaaaaatgataaaaaatatcaatttgatttctttctacaaaaatattttacaaaaacacaataaatatatttctaaaaatatatttcttgtttctttaagaaaaataattataaaattttatatatatttctattacACTTCATAGTCTCCATGATTATTTGTTGAAacagtttaaatattttctttttctattatcttaaatgtattttaagaataaaattctaaaatggATAATATTTCTAATGTGTGGTGATTCACTTAGATTGGAACATTATCTGTTGAAATTTGTATATGCATATTCCATTACCTAACTTAATAAACTTAACTAGCCTTTTTCTGTTTTAAcatgtaaatttaaatatatcgTACGCGTGAAATAAAAAAgtgatttcatttattttgtattaaaaagtaattgaaAAGTAATGTAACCTCCGTTCCTTACGTTTAAGtctttatttgataaatttaaggATAGATTACATTTTCTTCATACAGAAAATAACTACCTATAGGACATTTTACGGACCTATCGActagaacaaaaataataagatcATATCAACTTTTAAAGACAAATTTAATGGGTTCACTAAAATTATAGGTATAAAACATAATTAGTTATGAAAACAGgaacaaaatatattcttttgttaataatttaaagatgaaaaatatatttaattattatttttattatttctaaccAATAAATTCATTATAGATTTGTCATCGTGCAAGTGAACAAATTATAGTGATGATGGAATTCATTCCCTCTTGAACTTATATATATTGACATAAATTATAAGACTCATTTCTAAGCCTTATTTTGTTGGAAACAACCACAGCAAAATGCGATGCgaagaaagttaaaaaaaatttgaagtcaTACAACATAAAAAGGCAGTTAAAACTTCATCTGTATCTTTATCgaattcaatataattaatcCTATTCACCCACATAATTGTTTATgtcataaatgttttgttaatgtttatgtatatatatatatcaattatgtTGAGAAGGTAATCAATTATACGTACATAAAACATTCACATTTCcaattatgatataataaatagttaaaataataaacaaaataaaagtaattaatttaaatatatatttcttaaattaatttatttgaaatataattttttatttattaaaat contains:
- the LOC108337797 gene encoding uncharacterized protein LOC108337797; the protein is MAADWGPVVISVVLFVLLSPGLLFQLPAKGKVVAFGSMQTSGLSILVHTIIFFGLITIFLLAIGVHIYSG